The proteins below are encoded in one region of Amycolatopsis magusensis:
- a CDS encoding DoxX family protein — MSTTYVLVTIFAAAFVAFSAVAVFFHFKFVVEPLAQYGVPRSWWPWLGTAKAAGALGLVAGLFVPWLGVAAGIGLVLYFAGAELTVLRARAYAHIPAPLLYLAPVVASLALV, encoded by the coding sequence ATGTCCACCACCTACGTGCTCGTCACGATCTTCGCCGCCGCGTTCGTCGCCTTCTCGGCGGTGGCGGTGTTCTTCCACTTCAAGTTCGTGGTGGAACCGCTGGCCCAGTACGGCGTGCCACGCTCGTGGTGGCCGTGGCTGGGCACCGCCAAGGCGGCGGGCGCGCTGGGACTGGTGGCTGGCCTGTTCGTGCCGTGGCTCGGCGTGGCCGCCGGGATCGGGCTGGTGCTGTACTTCGCCGGGGCGGAGCTCACGGTGCTGCGGGCGCGGGCGTACGCGCACATCCCGGCGCCACTGCTGTACCTGGCACCGGTGGTCGCTTCGCTCGCGCTCGTCTG
- the rraA gene encoding ribonuclease E activity regulator RraA, which translates to MSPVFTTADLVDEHGDRLLVCDTQFREFGGHRRFSGPVRTVRCHEDNGLVRELLRTPGEGAVLVVDGGGSLHSALTGDVIAASAVENGWAGLIINGAVRDSAVLAGLPLGVKALGTNPRKSAKNSAGEVDVPVSFGGITFRPGDSAYADEDGVAVLPADSGTSK; encoded by the coding sequence GTGAGCCCGGTCTTCACCACCGCCGATCTCGTCGACGAACACGGCGATCGGCTGCTCGTCTGTGACACCCAGTTCCGCGAATTCGGCGGGCACCGGCGGTTTTCCGGTCCGGTGCGCACGGTGCGCTGCCACGAGGACAACGGCCTGGTCCGGGAACTGCTGCGGACACCGGGCGAAGGCGCGGTGCTCGTGGTCGACGGCGGCGGTTCGCTGCACAGCGCGCTGACCGGCGACGTCATCGCCGCTTCGGCGGTGGAGAACGGCTGGGCCGGGCTGATCATCAACGGCGCCGTACGGGACAGCGCGGTGCTCGCCGGGCTTCCGCTCGGGGTCAAGGCACTGGGCACGAATCCCCGCAAGAGCGCCAAGAACAGCGCGGGCGAGGTCGACGTACCGGTGAGTTTCGGCGGGATCACCTTCCGCCCCGGCGATTCCGCCTACGCCGACGAGGACGGGGTGGCCGTGCTGCCCGCGGATTCAGGCACCAGCAAATAA
- a CDS encoding GTP-binding protein, whose amino-acid sequence MASVLSPDGYVPATVRTSVKILVVGPFAVGKTTFVGTLSEIRPLRTEETMTQAGAVVDDLSGVRGKNTTTVAMDFGRLTLGSEVVLYLFGAPGQQRFTQMWKDLAYGALGALVLVDPTRLEESFDVMGLLEELGLPYAVAVNEFDGAPRFPEAELREALDLLPETRLVSCDARDRVSSAKALISLVDYLFDPIRQEHP is encoded by the coding sequence ATGGCCTCCGTGCTCTCACCTGACGGATACGTCCCCGCCACCGTCCGGACCTCGGTGAAGATCCTGGTCGTGGGGCCGTTCGCGGTGGGCAAGACCACCTTCGTCGGTACCCTGTCCGAGATCCGGCCGCTGCGCACCGAGGAGACGATGACGCAGGCCGGCGCGGTGGTCGACGACCTGTCCGGGGTCCGCGGCAAGAACACCACCACGGTCGCGATGGACTTCGGCAGGCTCACCCTCGGCAGCGAGGTCGTGCTCTACCTCTTCGGCGCGCCCGGCCAGCAGCGGTTCACGCAGATGTGGAAGGACCTCGCGTACGGCGCGCTCGGCGCGCTGGTGCTGGTGGACCCCACCCGGCTCGAGGAGTCCTTCGACGTGATGGGCCTGCTGGAGGAACTGGGCCTGCCGTACGCGGTCGCGGTCAACGAATTCGACGGCGCACCACGATTTCCCGAAGCCGAACTCCGCGAAGCACTCGATCTGCTCCCGGAAACCCGCCTGGTCAGCTGCGACGCCCGTGACCGCGTGTCGTCCGCGAAGGCGCTGATCAGCCTTGTCGACTACCTCTTCGATCCGATCCGCCAGGAGCACCCGTGA
- a CDS encoding roadblock/LC7 domain-containing protein, translating to MSSNSTDATTNRLGWMLDQALQMPETLYAVLLSADGLLMAHSAGIDRDDAERTAAAVSGLQSLARATGEFCRQPPEQWRQTLIEFDGGFVFLTAAGQGAYVAVSTTGRVDVEGVSSRMQELVQRLGQELTAPPRFPA from the coding sequence GTGAGCTCGAACAGCACGGACGCGACCACGAACCGGCTCGGCTGGATGCTCGACCAGGCGCTCCAGATGCCGGAAACGCTCTACGCCGTGCTGTTGTCCGCCGACGGCCTGCTGATGGCGCACTCCGCGGGCATCGATCGCGACGACGCCGAGCGCACCGCCGCGGCCGTGTCCGGCCTGCAGTCGCTGGCCCGCGCGACCGGTGAATTCTGCCGTCAGCCGCCGGAACAGTGGCGCCAGACGCTGATCGAGTTCGACGGCGGGTTCGTCTTCCTCACCGCGGCGGGCCAGGGCGCCTACGTCGCGGTCTCCACCACCGGCCGCGTCGACGTCGAAGGCGTGTCCTCCCGCATGCAGGAACTGGTGCAGCGGCTCGGCCAGGAACTCACCGCGCCGCCGCGCTTCCCGGCATGA
- a CDS encoding ATP-binding protein: MEYPLLTAASSCLLLLSLVLTVLLLRQRRVTVNLGRYRDAAHAELAAREAEERHLIGVRLPALAESLANPAVTVPGPLRDTGHGDPHRGVLETITELLGQTRRQAAESAAATLRAMMRTVQNLAGEQQVLISEMEDRHDDPSVLDGLLGLDHANAQLGRRAQATAVLCGSWPGLQRSAATLTDVVRGATGRIRDYARVQIPAPSDTAVVSQAVEPVVLAVAELLDNGARHSQPGSPVQVTFQQAHNGLAIIIDDAGVGMTVEAVQRAAWLLDGHGGQDIAALGVPPRIGFAVIGALANRYGFRVSVDTRSPYGGVRAVLFLPTELLTRITTPATKPPAATPEPEPVKRIPSPSPRPEPVAVAAKSELGTTAHGLPRRRRRTAATAAPSAAAPTAATAPTAQAAPPAPPVPSAPSAPSTNSVATAAAWQRGTRRGRANSADVERESQ, translated from the coding sequence ATGGAATACCCCCTGCTGACGGCAGCTTCGAGCTGCCTGCTGTTGCTCAGCCTCGTGCTCACCGTGCTGCTGCTGCGCCAGCGCCGCGTCACGGTCAACCTCGGCCGCTACCGCGACGCCGCGCACGCCGAGCTGGCCGCCCGCGAAGCCGAGGAGCGGCACCTGATCGGTGTCCGGCTGCCCGCGCTCGCGGAGTCGCTGGCCAATCCGGCGGTGACCGTGCCCGGCCCGCTGCGCGACACCGGCCACGGCGACCCGCACCGCGGGGTGCTCGAGACGATCACCGAGCTGCTCGGCCAGACCCGCCGCCAGGCCGCCGAATCCGCGGCCGCCACCCTGCGCGCGATGATGCGCACGGTGCAGAACCTCGCCGGTGAGCAGCAGGTGCTGATCTCGGAGATGGAAGACCGCCACGACGACCCGTCCGTGCTCGACGGCCTGCTCGGCCTCGACCACGCGAACGCGCAGCTGGGCCGCCGCGCCCAGGCGACCGCGGTGCTCTGCGGTTCCTGGCCCGGCCTGCAGCGCTCGGCCGCCACGCTGACCGACGTGGTCCGCGGCGCGACCGGCCGCATCCGCGACTACGCGCGCGTCCAGATCCCCGCGCCCTCGGACACCGCCGTGGTCAGCCAGGCGGTGGAGCCGGTGGTGCTCGCGGTGGCCGAGCTGCTGGACAACGGCGCCCGCCACTCCCAGCCCGGCTCGCCGGTGCAGGTCACCTTCCAGCAGGCGCACAACGGGCTCGCCATCATCATCGACGACGCCGGGGTCGGCATGACCGTGGAAGCCGTGCAGCGCGCGGCGTGGCTGCTCGACGGGCACGGCGGCCAGGACATCGCCGCGCTCGGCGTGCCGCCGCGCATCGGGTTCGCGGTGATCGGCGCGCTCGCCAACCGGTACGGGTTCCGCGTCTCGGTGGACACCCGCTCGCCGTACGGCGGGGTGCGCGCGGTGTTGTTCCTGCCGACCGAACTGCTCACGCGGATCACCACACCGGCCACGAAGCCGCCGGCCGCCACTCCGGAGCCCGAACCCGTGAAGCGCATCCCGAGCCCGTCGCCCCGGCCGGAACCCGTGGCCGTGGCGGCGAAATCCGAGCTGGGCACCACCGCGCACGGGCTGCCCCGGCGGCGCCGCCGGACCGCGGCCACGGCCGCGCCGTCCGCCGCCGCGCCGACAGCTGCCACAGCTCCCACAGCCCAGGCCGCCCCTCCAGCGCCTCCAGTGCCGTCAGCGCCCTCGGCGCCGTCCACGAACTCGGTCGCCACCGCCGCGGCCTGGCAACGCGGCACCCGCCGTGGCCGTGCCAATTCCGCCGACGTAGAAAGGGAATCCCAGTGA
- a CDS encoding nitroreductase family protein, whose product MREPHWTPNYGDPFEPVPYRPVRPSADESLTTAAELRRRMDTRRTVRAFSTDPVPEQVVLDAIAVAATAPSGAHQQPWTFVLVGDPGIKQRIREAAEEEERVSYEGRLGEEWLSALRPLGTDAVKTHLTDAPYLIVVFQQRFYLDEEGGTHKHYYVDESVGIAVGMLLTALHLSGLAALTHTPSPMRFLGELLGRPRNEKAFAVIPVGYPAPDCVVPNLVRKSLDQVLVRVT is encoded by the coding sequence ATGCGCGAACCGCACTGGACCCCGAACTACGGCGACCCCTTCGAACCGGTACCCTACCGGCCCGTTCGTCCCTCCGCCGACGAATCCCTGACCACCGCGGCCGAACTCCGCCGCCGCATGGACACACGCCGCACGGTGCGGGCGTTCTCCACCGACCCGGTACCCGAGCAGGTGGTGCTCGACGCCATCGCGGTCGCCGCCACCGCGCCCAGCGGTGCCCACCAGCAGCCGTGGACCTTCGTGCTGGTCGGCGATCCCGGGATCAAGCAGCGCATCCGGGAGGCGGCCGAGGAAGAGGAACGCGTGTCCTACGAGGGCAGGCTGGGGGAGGAGTGGCTTTCCGCGTTGCGCCCGCTCGGCACCGACGCGGTCAAGACGCACCTGACCGACGCCCCGTACCTCATCGTGGTCTTCCAGCAGCGGTTCTACCTCGACGAGGAAGGCGGCACGCACAAGCACTACTACGTCGACGAGTCGGTGGGCATCGCGGTGGGCATGCTGCTCACCGCGTTGCACCTGTCCGGCCTCGCCGCGCTCACGCACACCCCGTCGCCGATGCGGTTCCTCGGCGAACTGCTCGGGCGCCCGCGCAACGAAAAGGCGTTCGCGGTCATCCCGGTCGGTTATCCGGCGCCGGACTGCGTGGTGCCGAACCTGGTCCGCAAATCGCTGGACCAGGTGCTGGTGCGCGTCACCTGA
- a CDS encoding DUF742 domain-containing protein — protein sequence MTRNRREQALVRPHVVTEGRAHPTRNTLDVATVVLATWAPVVGLSPEKRRVMELCRGGALAVAEVAAHLDLPTSVTKVLLSDLLDSGHIEARAAVRQADIPDHQLLQKVLDGLRALT from the coding sequence ATGACCCGGAACCGGCGCGAGCAGGCACTGGTGCGGCCGCACGTGGTCACCGAAGGCCGCGCCCACCCGACCCGCAACACGCTGGACGTGGCCACGGTCGTGCTCGCGACCTGGGCGCCGGTGGTCGGGCTGAGCCCGGAGAAGCGGCGGGTGATGGAGCTCTGCCGCGGGGGCGCGCTGGCCGTCGCCGAGGTCGCCGCGCACCTGGACCTGCCCACGAGCGTGACCAAGGTGCTGCTGTCCGACCTGCTCGACTCCGGTCACATCGAGGCCCGCGCCGCTGTGCGCCAGGCCGACATCCCCGACCACCAACTCCTGCAGAAGGTACTCGATGGCCTCCGTGCTCTCACCTGA
- a CDS encoding S9 family peptidase, giving the protein MATLTAAMITDAAIPAEPRISPDGRQVAYVVNGSLWVDSRNLGVSGTGPRWSPDSRWLYYRDGRLHRISLETGEIQPLIDGAVDCLPLDADRVVVVTRAEPGPRDPVVWTDPLPKNTLGLLDPGTGETRPLELPGRHVIEFARCPEDDLLAVLTRVTPEQDPVHPTTELHLVDPATGEVRDLGQTELVAHAPVWWRAEDGWRVAYLATTPPGPIGGLAVFDAEHRNLSAGMSCCPTELVQAGEFPLAVFGDGLDTALYRLEHNGFRRLRLERGRLLALSASDSGEAVAVLASTAHEPRNVHTGSPEGPLRQVSDTRPELHGITWGTQERLAYRAADGLELDGLLILPPGRTREDGPFSLITIPHGGPYDRYADEFSLNWFPSGQWLAAAGHAVFLPNGRGGQGHGHEFAVSIAEAVGLGEWTDVLSGIDLLVSEGVADPDRLGIGSWSHGGFVSAWAVGQTDRFKAALMGAGISDWGMLVATGEEGVLEAGLGGGPTWAGPGPYTELSPITHAAKVTTPVLIAHGELDTNVPLSQAIAFHRALRYFGVEHEFVVYPREGHRISERAHQLDLLQRMRDWFEPLLR; this is encoded by the coding sequence ATGGCAACACTGACCGCGGCGATGATCACCGACGCCGCCATCCCCGCCGAACCACGGATTTCGCCCGACGGCCGCCAAGTGGCCTACGTGGTGAACGGCTCTCTCTGGGTGGATTCCCGGAATCTGGGCGTCTCGGGAACGGGTCCTCGCTGGTCACCCGATTCGCGCTGGCTGTACTACCGCGATGGGCGACTGCACCGGATTTCCCTGGAGACCGGGGAAATCCAGCCGTTGATCGACGGTGCCGTGGACTGCCTCCCGCTCGATGCCGACCGGGTCGTCGTGGTGACGCGGGCCGAGCCCGGCCCGCGCGACCCGGTGGTCTGGACCGATCCACTGCCGAAGAACACCCTGGGCCTGCTCGATCCGGGCACCGGCGAAACGCGTCCGCTGGAGCTGCCCGGCCGGCACGTCATCGAATTCGCGCGCTGCCCGGAAGACGACCTGCTCGCCGTGCTCACCCGCGTGACGCCGGAGCAGGATCCCGTGCACCCCACCACCGAACTGCACCTGGTCGACCCGGCCACCGGCGAGGTGCGGGACCTGGGCCAGACCGAACTGGTGGCGCACGCGCCGGTGTGGTGGCGCGCGGAAGACGGCTGGCGGGTCGCCTACCTCGCCACCACCCCACCGGGCCCGATCGGCGGACTGGCGGTGTTCGACGCCGAGCACCGGAACCTGTCCGCCGGGATGTCCTGCTGCCCGACCGAACTGGTGCAGGCCGGGGAGTTCCCGCTCGCGGTGTTCGGGGACGGTCTCGACACCGCGCTGTACCGCTTGGAACACAACGGCTTCCGGCGACTGCGCCTCGAGCGGGGACGCCTGCTGGCGCTCAGCGCGAGTGACTCGGGCGAGGCCGTCGCGGTGCTGGCGAGCACCGCGCACGAACCGCGGAACGTGCACACCGGCTCACCGGAGGGTCCGCTGCGGCAGGTCAGCGACACCCGCCCGGAACTGCACGGGATCACCTGGGGCACCCAGGAACGCCTGGCGTACCGGGCGGCCGACGGGCTCGAACTGGACGGTCTGCTGATCCTGCCGCCGGGGCGCACGCGCGAGGACGGGCCGTTCTCGCTGATCACCATCCCGCACGGCGGGCCGTACGACCGGTACGCCGACGAGTTCTCGCTGAACTGGTTCCCGTCCGGCCAGTGGCTGGCGGCCGCGGGGCACGCGGTGTTCCTGCCGAACGGCCGTGGCGGGCAAGGACACGGGCACGAGTTCGCCGTGTCCATCGCTGAAGCCGTCGGCCTCGGGGAATGGACCGATGTGCTCTCCGGGATCGATTTGCTGGTGTCGGAAGGCGTCGCCGACCCGGATCGCCTCGGCATCGGCAGCTGGAGCCACGGCGGGTTCGTCAGCGCGTGGGCGGTCGGGCAGACGGACCGGTTCAAGGCCGCGCTGATGGGGGCCGGGATCAGCGACTGGGGCATGCTCGTGGCCACCGGCGAAGAAGGCGTGCTGGAAGCGGGGCTGGGCGGCGGCCCGACCTGGGCCGGCCCGGGCCCGTACACCGAACTCAGCCCGATCACCCACGCTGCCAAGGTGACCACCCCGGTGCTGATCGCGCACGGCGAGCTGGACACGAACGTCCCGCTCAGCCAGGCCATCGCCTTCCACCGGGCACTGCGGTATTTCGGCGTCGAGCACGAGTTCGTGGTCTACCCGCGGGAAGGCCACCGGATCAGCGAACGCGCCCACCAGCTGGACCTGCTGCAGCGCATGCGTGACTGGTTCGAACCGCTCCTCCGCTGA